The DNA region CACAGCGCAGATGCGCAGCGAACTGGGCAGCCTGCGCGAGATGCTGGAAATGCAGTTGTCCAGCCTGGCCTGGAACGACATGGAGCGGCGTCAGCCGCTGCGCGCGCGGGTGCTGCGCGAGATGACGCGGCTGGGCATCGAAGCCGACGTGGCGCGGGCGCTGGTGGCCGAGCTGCCCGACCAGATCAGTGCCGAACAGGCGCGCTACCTGCCGCTGGGCATGCTCAGCCGCAGCCTGACGGTGAGCGGCCGCGACCTGTGCGGCGACGACAGCGGGGTCATCGCGCTGGTGGGGCCGACCGGCGTGGGCAAGACCACCACCATCGCCAAGCTGGCGGCCCGCGCGGTCATGCGCCATGGCGCCGACCGGGTGGCGCTGGTCAGCACCGATCACTACCGCATCGGTGCCGCCGCGCAGCTGGAACATTACGGCCGGCTGCTCGGCGCGCGGGTCTATCCGGCCTACGACGCGGCAAGCCTGCGCAAGGTGCTGGAGATGTTGCGCGGCAGCCATACCGTGCTGATCGATACCGCCGGCGTCGCCGGCAGTGATCCGCGGCTCACCCAGCAACTGGAAATTCTGGCCGATGCCAGCGGCCTGCGTGCCTGCCTGGTATTGGCGGCGAACGCGCAGTCGCAGGCGCTGGACGAAGCGGTGCGCGCGTACCTGCCGCTGAAGCCGCACGCCTGCATCCTGACCAAGCTGGACGAAGCCCCGGCGCTGGGCGGCGCGTTGTCGGTGCTGATCCGCCACCGGCTGCCGCTGGACTACACCACCGACGGCCAGCGCGTGCCCGAGGACATCGCCACGGCGGATGCGCGCGTGCTGGTATGCCGCGCCGCGCAGTCGCTGAAAAGCCAGATACCTGACGACGGCCTGATGGCCGAGCGCTTCGGCTTCGCGGTGGCAAGCGCATGAGTGGAGTATTGGCAATGGACCAGGCTTTCGGGCTGAAGCAGATGTTGTCGGCCATGAGCAGCCGGCCCGCGGCGGACGTGCCGTCCGCCCACCAGGCCAGCAGCCTGCTGGCCGCCGCACCTGCCACCCGCCGGCATTGCCGCACCATCGCCGTGGCCGGCGGCAAGGGCGGCGTCGGCAAGAGCACGGTGGCGGTGAACCTGGGCATGTCGCTGTCGATGGCCGGACATGACGTGGTGCTGCTGGATGCCGACATGGGTCTGGCCAACGTCGACGTGATGCTGGGCCTCACGCCGTCGCGCCACGTGGGTCACCTGCTTGACGGCGAGTGCACGTTGGAAGAATTGATGCTGCCCGCGCCGCGCGGCCTGCGGGTAGTGCCGGCCGGTTCCGGCGCGCGCCGGCTGGCGCAGCTGGACAACGGCGAGCACGCGGCGATCATCCGCGCGTTCGACGAACTGGTGCAGCCGCCCGAATACCTGCTGGTGGATACCGCCGCCGGCCTCTCGGACAACGTGACGATGTTCGCCGCGGCCGCCGCCGAGGTGATCGTGGTGGTGTGCGACGAACCGGCGTCGCTGACCGATGCCTACGGCCTGACCAAGGTGCTCAGCCGCGATTTCGGCGTGCGGCGCATCCGCATGGTCGCCAACATGGTGCGCAACGAGGGCGACGCGCGGGCGTTGCATCAGAAGCTGGCGCGGGTCAGCGACCGTTTCCTTGACGTGGTGATCGAGTTCGGCGGCTGGGTGCCGCACGACGAGCGCCTGCGCCAGGCCATTCGCCGACAGTGCGCGGTCGTCGACCTGTGGCCGTCGAGTCATTCCGCGCTGGCATTCAAGCAATTGGCGGGTGCGGTCGATAAGTGGGTGGAGCCCGACCGCGCGGGTCTCGACCGGATTGCTTTTTTTGGTGGCCGGACAACACCGGTGGGTGGGGTGCCGAGATGAGCGTGGCTTCGGAATATCTGCAACTTTCCCGCGAGAGTGCCGACGAACTGGTGCGTCGGCACGCGCCGTTGGTCCGGAGGATCGCCTATCACCTGATGGGGCGATTGCCGGCCAGTGTCGACGTGGGCGACCTGATCCAGGCAGGAATGATCGGTTTGCTGGAGGCGGCACGTCACTTCGCCCTCGATCGCGGGGCCAGCTTCGAGACGTATGCGGGCATCCGCATTCGTGGCGCCATGCTGGACGAATTGCGCCGCACCGACTGGACCCCGCGTTCGGTGCATCGCAAGACCCGCGAAGTGGCCGAGGTGATCCGCCAGATCGAGACCGAGACCGGCGCCGAGGCCGACGACGCCGAAGTCATGCGTCGGCTGGGCATCAGCGCGGAGGAGTACCACCAGGTGCTCGCCGACGCGGCCTGCGTGCGCCTGCTCAGCCTCACCGCGTCAGATGACGGCGAGGAAAGCACGGTGCTCGACGTGGTCGACGAAGGCAGCCTGGGGCCATCGGAGAACATCGAGCGCGACGGCATGCGCGAGGCGCTGGCCGAGGCGATCGGCGGCCTGCCCGAGCGCGAGCAGATGGTGATGTCGCTGTATTACGAACAGGAATTGAACCTCAAGGAGATCGGCGCCGTGCTCGGCGTGAGCGAGTCGCGCGTCTGCCAGATCCATGGACAGGCGGTCATCCGGCTTCGCGCACGGCTCACCGGCTGGCGCAGTTGATCCAGTAACCCATTGAATCCCCGCGGCCGGACCTCGGCCTGTACCGCACGTGGAGAAAGCGTTTGGACAAGAACATGAAAATCCTGGTGGTGGACGATTTTTCCACCATGCGGCGGATCGTCCGCAACCTGCTGGTCGAGCTGGGTTTCAGCAACCCGCTGATCCAGGAGGCCGACGACGGCGAGAACGCGCTGGTGCTGCTGCGCAGCCAGCCGTTCGACCTGGTGGTGACCGACTGGAACATGCCCAACATGACCGGCATCGACCTGCTGCGCGCGATCCGCGCGGAAGACTCGCTGAAAGGCCTGCCGGTGCTGATGGTCACGGCCGAGAACAACCGCGACCAGATCATCGCCGCCGCGCAGGCCGGCGTGAACGGCTACATCGTCAAGCCGTTCACCGCGGTCACCCTCAAGGAAAAGCTCACCAAGATCTTCGAACGGATCGCCGCCAGCGGAGTCAGCGCATGAATCTCTCTTCCCCCCTCGCCATCGACGATACGCTGCCGACCGAACTGCGCGAACTGCTGAACAGTCCCGACGGCCCGGCGTTCGAGCAGGCGCTGGACGTGATGGTGCGCCAGCGCGAACAGCGCCTGTTCCGTGCGCTCGGCCAGCTGGCCCGCGACCTGCACGACGCGGTGCGCCGGCTCGGCGGCGAACTGACCCAGGAAGGCGTGCCCGGCATCGTGGCCGACGCGCGCCAGCATCTGCAGGATGCATTGGAGATGAGCGCGCAGGCCGCGCATCGCAGCCTCGATTTCGCCGAGCGCATGCGGCCCCAGGCCGAATCGCTGACGCGCAATGCCGGCCAGGTGCTCGAGTGGACGAACGGCAACGATGCCGCCGCCGTACTGGCGCGCGAGGCCGTGGCGTTCGCCGGCAGCTGCCGCGACGGCCTCGCCGACATGGTGCTGGCGCAGTCGTGGCAGGACCTGACCGGACAGCGCATCAAGAAGGTCGCCAGCTTCATCGGCACGGTCGAATCGTCGCTGCTGGAGCTGGTGCGCCTGACCGGCGCACTGGCCGGCAGCGAGGCGCCGGCCAGCGCGGTCAAGGTGTCCAGCCAGGAAGATGCCGACCGCCTGCTCAGCGAATTCGGGTTTTGACGAGAACCTGGGGATGAATGCGGAATTCGACAGCGAGCTGCGCCAGGATTTCCTGGTCGAGGCGGGTGAACTGCTGCAGCGACTGGGCGAGCAGCTGGTCGGGCTGGAAGCGGCGCCGGGTGATGGCGAACTGCTGAATGCGGTGTTCCGCGCCTTCCACACCGTCAAGGGCGGCGCCGGGTTCCTGGCGCTCGAACCGATGGTGTTGCTGTGCCACCACGCCGAGGACCTGCTCAACGAGGCCCGCAACGGCAAGGTGGTACTCGGCGCCATCCACATGGATGCGTTGCTCGAGGCGCTCGACCTGCTCAACGACATGATGGCGGCGGTGAGCGCCGGGGCGCCGCTGGGCGTGCCGCCGGCGGCGCTGCTGGAATCGCTGTTGCCGGGAACCCGGCCGGCCCCGGTCGTCGTGCCAGCGGCCGCTCCGGCGCCGTCGGCGGATGGTGGCGCGATCGACGACAGCGAGTTCGAGGCCCTGCTGGACAGCATGTACGGCAGCGCCGCTCCGGGCACCGTTACGCCGGCACCGTTGCCGGCCACGTCCGCGACGATCGACGACGACGAATTCGAGGCCTTGCTGGACGCCTTGCACGGCAAGGCCGAGCAGCCGGCCGCGGCAGCCACGATGGCGCCGGCAGCGGTGGCCGAAACGGCTGCGGCGAAACCTGCCGCCGCCGCGGCGACGCATCAGGCGGCACCGGTAGAGAACACCGTGCGGGTCGATACCGCGCGCCTGGACGTTCTGGTCAACCATGCCGGCGAACTGGTGCTGGTGCGCAATCGCCTGCTCAGCCTGGCCGCACGCAACGGCAGCGAGGCCCTGGTCGCTG from Rhodanobacter soli includes:
- a CDS encoding MinD/ParA family ATP-binding protein, whose protein sequence is MDQAFGLKQMLSAMSSRPAADVPSAHQASSLLAAAPATRRHCRTIAVAGGKGGVGKSTVAVNLGMSLSMAGHDVVLLDADMGLANVDVMLGLTPSRHVGHLLDGECTLEELMLPAPRGLRVVPAGSGARRLAQLDNGEHAAIIRAFDELVQPPEYLLVDTAAGLSDNVTMFAAAAAEVIVVVCDEPASLTDAYGLTKVLSRDFGVRRIRMVANMVRNEGDARALHQKLARVSDRFLDVVIEFGGWVPHDERLRQAIRRQCAVVDLWPSSHSALAFKQLAGAVDKWVEPDRAGLDRIAFFGGRTTPVGGVPR
- a CDS encoding chemotaxis response regulator CheY — protein: MDKNMKILVVDDFSTMRRIVRNLLVELGFSNPLIQEADDGENALVLLRSQPFDLVVTDWNMPNMTGIDLLRAIRAEDSLKGLPVLMVTAENNRDQIIAAAQAGVNGYIVKPFTAVTLKEKLTKIFERIAASGVSA
- the flhF gene encoding flagellar biosynthesis protein FlhF, whose amino-acid sequence is MKIKRFVAPDMRQAMREVREEQGPEAVILSTRRLDEGIEVVAAIDYDESLVREAARHGAPLAAALVEAEAASKPRVAETAPAALLARPPVAVAVPPPLSPANDMPAMRPLVEQAAQDTAQMRSELGSLREMLEMQLSSLAWNDMERRQPLRARVLREMTRLGIEADVARALVAELPDQISAEQARYLPLGMLSRSLTVSGRDLCGDDSGVIALVGPTGVGKTTTIAKLAARAVMRHGADRVALVSTDHYRIGAAAQLEHYGRLLGARVYPAYDAASLRKVLEMLRGSHTVLIDTAGVAGSDPRLTQQLEILADASGLRACLVLAANAQSQALDEAVRAYLPLKPHACILTKLDEAPALGGALSVLIRHRLPLDYTTDGQRVPEDIATADARVLVCRAAQSLKSQIPDDGLMAERFGFAVASA
- a CDS encoding RNA polymerase sigma factor FliA, producing the protein MSVASEYLQLSRESADELVRRHAPLVRRIAYHLMGRLPASVDVGDLIQAGMIGLLEAARHFALDRGASFETYAGIRIRGAMLDELRRTDWTPRSVHRKTREVAEVIRQIETETGAEADDAEVMRRLGISAEEYHQVLADAACVRLLSLTASDDGEESTVLDVVDEGSLGPSENIERDGMREALAEAIGGLPEREQMVMSLYYEQELNLKEIGAVLGVSESRVCQIHGQAVIRLRARLTGWRS
- a CDS encoding protein phosphatase CheZ, with the protein product MNLSSPLAIDDTLPTELRELLNSPDGPAFEQALDVMVRQREQRLFRALGQLARDLHDAVRRLGGELTQEGVPGIVADARQHLQDALEMSAQAAHRSLDFAERMRPQAESLTRNAGQVLEWTNGNDAAAVLAREAVAFAGSCRDGLADMVLAQSWQDLTGQRIKKVASFIGTVESSLLELVRLTGALAGSEAPASAVKVSSQEDADRLLSEFGF